A stretch of the Aphis gossypii isolate Hap1 chromosome 2, ASM2018417v2, whole genome shotgun sequence genome encodes the following:
- the LOC114125601 gene encoding uncharacterized protein LOC114125601 isoform X2 translates to MDFESEFLKTYRILKWDEFTVLNNDRISINEKITNKVITKHELLLQFKAELSLLNACKHKIKDELEQGLDVIDTQVLVLLSKRVIELFDHMHVLFSIDEKLLFYFINFCQDNVSYIHVDQLDILLDAVLCTENNQKIWIRLLKLYLELNSFDKLMTVFQEGVRSLKKNSLPLWKIIIRFMQIRRPDMYKDIDATRNLFNELKKLKPPCYKLYLIMMAIESETSDFELLTVRKLYDEACILFGTDNIEVWLDYIRFEQTDGSPKLMESIYTRGLWKLEPNLKNTFIEEYNNIKREFMNSLGKEVIVIDD, encoded by the exons ATGGATTTCGAAAGTGAATTTTTGAAGACTTATAGAATTTTGAAATGGGATGAGTTCAC tgTGCTGAATAATGACCGTATATCAATCAACGAGAAAATCACTAACAAGGTGATAACTAAACATGAGTTGTTACTGCAGTTTAAAGCAGAGCTGAGTTTGCTTAATGCGTGTAAACACAAAatcaaa GACGAGTTGGAACAAGGTTTAGATGTTATTGATACTCAAGTACTTGTCCTCCTAAGCAAACGTGTTATTGAATTGTTTGATCATATGCATGTTCTGTTTTCTATTGATGAGAagctgttattttattttatcaacttttGTCAAGACAAT gtAAGCTACATACATGTAGACCagctagatattttattagatgcTGTTTTGTGTACAGAAAATAATCAAAAGATTTGGATACGATTATTAAAGCTTTATTTggaattaaatagttttgataAATTGATGACTGTTTTTCAAGAAGGTGTtcgttcattaaaaaaaaattcactacCTTTATGGAAGATTATAATTCGATTTATGCAAATTAGGCGTCCTGATATG TACAAAGACATAGATGCAACTCGTAACCTGTTCAATGaactaaaaaagttaaagccaccatgttataaattgtatttaataatgatggcTATTGAATCAGAGACATCAGATTTTGAATTACTGACTGTTAGAAAATTGTATGATGAAGCTTGCATTTTATTTGGCACAGATAACATTG aagtatGGCTTGATTATATTCGTTTTGAACAGACTGATGGCTCCCCAAAATTAATGGAAAGTATTTATACTAGAGGTTTATGGAAACTGGAaccgaatttaaaaaatactttcatagaagagtataataatattaaacgtgaatttat gaATAGTTTAGGAAAAGAAGTTATAGTCATTGatgattga
- the LOC114125601 gene encoding uncharacterized protein LOC114125601 isoform X1: protein MDFESEFLKTYRILKWDEFTVLNNDRISINEKITNKVITKHELLLQFKAELSLLNACKHKIKDELEQGLDVIDTQVLVLLSKRVIELFDHMHVLFSIDEKLLFYFINFCQDNVSYIHVDQLDILLDAVLCTENNQKIWIRLLKLYLELNSFDKLMTVFQEGVRSLKKNSLPLWKIIIRFMQIRRPDMIETLFEEGSNISYENISFYIRVKYLKWCLQYKDIDATRNLFNELKKLKPPCYKLYLIMMAIESETSDFELLTVRKLYDEACILFGTDNIEVWLDYIRFEQTDGSPKLMESIYTRGLWKLEPNLKNTFIEEYNNIKREFMNSLGKEVIVIDD from the exons ATGGATTTCGAAAGTGAATTTTTGAAGACTTATAGAATTTTGAAATGGGATGAGTTCAC tgTGCTGAATAATGACCGTATATCAATCAACGAGAAAATCACTAACAAGGTGATAACTAAACATGAGTTGTTACTGCAGTTTAAAGCAGAGCTGAGTTTGCTTAATGCGTGTAAACACAAAatcaaa GACGAGTTGGAACAAGGTTTAGATGTTATTGATACTCAAGTACTTGTCCTCCTAAGCAAACGTGTTATTGAATTGTTTGATCATATGCATGTTCTGTTTTCTATTGATGAGAagctgttattttattttatcaacttttGTCAAGACAAT gtAAGCTACATACATGTAGACCagctagatattttattagatgcTGTTTTGTGTACAGAAAATAATCAAAAGATTTGGATACGATTATTAAAGCTTTATTTggaattaaatagttttgataAATTGATGACTGTTTTTCAAGAAGGTGTtcgttcattaaaaaaaaattcactacCTTTATGGAAGATTATAATTCGATTTATGCAAATTAGGCGTCCTGATATG attgaaacattatttgaaGAAGGCtcaaatatatcatatgaaaatatttctttttatatcagagttaaatatttaaaatggtgTTTACAGTACAAAGACATAGATGCAACTCGTAACCTGTTCAATGaactaaaaaagttaaagccaccatgttataaattgtatttaataatgatggcTATTGAATCAGAGACATCAGATTTTGAATTACTGACTGTTAGAAAATTGTATGATGAAGCTTGCATTTTATTTGGCACAGATAACATTG aagtatGGCTTGATTATATTCGTTTTGAACAGACTGATGGCTCCCCAAAATTAATGGAAAGTATTTATACTAGAGGTTTATGGAAACTGGAaccgaatttaaaaaatactttcatagaagagtataataatattaaacgtgaatttat gaATAGTTTAGGAAAAGAAGTTATAGTCATTGatgattga